The window ACAAGAAATCCTTACTCAGTTCTATATATATACCCCCTCTCCTACCAAACTCCAAGTGTGCATAAAACTAAGGCGACATCCAAGTGCAGAAAAATTGAAGTATAAAACATGATATCAAGCCGTCTTGTGGACCAACAATCAACTCTAGGTTTCCCATGGCAGGTAAAATACTGTGTTGTGCACATTATTATTTGCATTTTTTCACCTCTGCCACTTTTTCTCTGTAACAAGCAGAATTTGAGCAGTTAAGCACAGTAATGATCATTTTCAAGATGATTGTCCCGGGGCGAGGACAAATGCATACCCAGATTACCAAATTCCCCACCATATTAGCATCGCATCAGCAAATGCCATGATGGTTAACTCAAGTGGCATTGACTAATTTCACTAAATAATTAGGCACTACAGCCTCATTGGCAAAAATATACTAGACCTGTATTTGAGGTGAAAGAATTGCGTACCAAAATGAACCATCCAACAACAAACTGTTATGTTTCATGATGCATGATGGCCACCAGCCGTTACACCATACAGAATGGACTCAAGCAATTTATGGTAATAACAGTGAAGATcctccaataataataatagtacaCAATTGAACAATACCCTTTtaagtcttttaaaaaaaatgcagttGGAGATTCCAAAATCCTATATCTAGTGATCTCATCAGATAAAGAAGACAACATCAaagtaaactaaataaaatcccCAATACGAGCAATATCtgttaaatgaaaatgaaaacctTTTCAAACACAGTGCAACACAGAATATAAATGAGTTAGAAAAAGGTCAGAGCATACCATGAACAACGTGGCTACCATTTCCCTTTGCACCGTGCTGTGCTTGAGACGTTGACCGCTGGATGCGTGGAGAACCATGCCTTCCATTTGCACCAGGTAAGGACTGCCTCTTCTTGATGAAATCTCTGTCCTGCACATCTGGGCTGGATCTTGGTGAGCTAATTGCATTCACTTTGGCTCTTGCTGATTCTGTGGCTTTCATGAAACGAGGGAGAGAAggactgctgctgctgctatctCTTGGCTCTTGATCAGTGCTGTCGGGTTTTGGAGAACCAAATGAGTTGTGCCTCTTCCCATTCTTCTGATCTTTGGACAATTGTTCCACACTACTTCTCGCAGCAGAATCATGATTTGGGTTCGATGGAGATCTCTTACTTGCTGATGAAGACTTATGTTTTTGGCTAGAACTGCTTCTGTCAGCTCTGCTCTTTTTAGCTTTCACAGATAACTGACTTGAAGGTGTTCCTTGGGAGTCTGGCACAGTTAAAAGACTTCTGGGAGAAACTTCTGGGGATGATCTATATGCTAGACCACCAGTCTCAGAGTTCAGCTCTCTCTGGACATCGGATACACTTCTCTCTGGATTCATCTCCTCCTGTGTGGAATCAGCAACAACAATTGTATTTGCTGATTCACCTTTGACGACCTCAAGTTTCTCAGGCTGATTCATGTGAGACAAATTAGAAACTGGATCCTTGGATGAATCCTTGTCTTTGATCTCCTGGTCTTTTGCTCTGTTAGGATTACAAGTTTCTTCCTCTGGAACTTTGGCTTCATGCTCGAGCTCTGCAGCTCCAACTTCAAATGCATCAGGTGAATCAAGAGTTGAAGTAACAGAAAGTTCAGTACCACATTCAGAGCCACCATATTGCACCCTTGAAATGTGGGAGACTGAGTTTTCTGTCATGTCAATCTCCTTTGTCCTTGATTCAGTATCTATCCCAGATATGTCTGTGTTTGATTCAATTCCACTATCTTCATGCGAAGAACTAGATGATCTATTCAAACTGGCTGTTGAACCCAGCCCCTCGAATTTTGTCTGGGAAGCAATGAAAGCAGGATTGCTTGCCTTCAGTGATCCATACACAAACTCCTTTTCTTCAGTATCCAATTGTTCAGCTGCTTCCCTTTTCATAGATCGTTTGGGTTGATCAGGTTGTTCACCTTCCAATTCTTGCTTACAAGGAAGAGAATCAGTCACTGTTTTATAATTCACTTCAGATTCAACAGTTTGAATCGGAAGCGAATTTATAGTTATTGAGGTTTCTTCTGTGTCAGATTTACCGATCATCTCAGGTTGAGGCTGCTCCAAAATATCTCCTGCTAAAGGGGAGTTTGGATGGCACACCTGAAACTTGAAGTCAGACGCATCAGATTTTATCATAttctcttcactttcagatGGCAAAACAATTTCCTCGATATTAGATTTTGAATCTCCCAACTCGCAGAATCCTTCAGGTGGGGCTCTAGTTTGCATTGGAGAGGTAACATTCTCACTCTTCTCTATTTCTAGTTGTTCAGTTATTAAATCTGGTCTGGGTGTTGGTTCTGCTGATGAAACAGACATCCACCTCTCCAACCATTCCCAACCAGAGTTAGGTTTAGAAGAATCACACTTAATGCGGATAGGCTTCCTCTTTGGTGTTGACTCCATCAGCTTTAATTCAAAGCAAAAGGTCAGTATTTTTGGATAAGCGACACAAACACAGTTGCAAAATACACAGCAAAAGGAATCCATTTTTCCATACCTGATGAGCGAAACTATTTCTAAGCAGCTTCTCAATGGAAATGTATGTTGTGGTTGGTTTGATTACCAAGCTTTCCTTCTGCTGAAAGCAAAAGGGAAAGAATAATTGTATGAGACTGATGATTCAGTAAGAGAATTGCAGTCCAAGAAGTGTATAAACagatttttttaccaaaagCATTAGATTATATGTCGATCTTCCTTAGCGACAGGAGGGCAGAAAATTCTCCTACATGTAGATTTTATGATAGCTATCACTTATAGTGGGAATAATGCAATAActagaatttaaaagaaaagttgctgGACATCCTAAGGTAACTCATTAACCTCCAAGTAAACACTTTGAAACATTGGTTTAGGATGTCATTTCATACTTGCCTTTGAAGAATTCACGATTTCTATTATATTCCAAAGATGTCTTTAGAACCAAAGCAATACTATCCGAGTGAGAACATTGATTTGGCATGCAAAATTTAGGATCAGGCAGAAAGTTTTGAAGACCTAGCTATTTCATTTGGCCAGGGGGTTGTGCCAGATTATTGTGAACGAGAACCCTTAAGCAGAAACCTTAGTGAAAGCAGAGacattttcttaaaacaaactTATTTGAGTTGAGTAGCATTACCAAGGTCTTGGATATAGGATTGCCATGCTTCCCAACAACCTGCTCATCCCACAAACGAGCACGACGAGCACGGACAAGAGCTTGCATTTTAACAATGGCCTGAACACAACGTAGGGTTCCAATGGCATGCTGCCTGACAAGGTGACCGCGTACAGCCGCTTGCAacttaacaatatatttaagcTTGAGGAGTTCTTTTTGAGCCTGGAAGACAGTTGTGAAGAAGTGTGAATAAGAAAATTACCAACATGCAAGCTCCATTATCAAACATTTCCTTAACcacaataaaattaccaaaaaaccCCTGACAGCAGCCTGTATGACAATAACAACAGACTCATCCACATGGTCATCaacttcattttcatccttGGTTACAACAATGGTCTCTGGTAATTCCTGTTCTGTCGAAGTAGATAACTGTGGTTTCTCTGACAGCTGTGGTTTCTCATCAGTGCATTGTATCACAGCAATTTTCTCTGGAGCAGGAGGAATACCTGGTTGTTGGAAGCTTAGATTTGTGGATTCTGGACTCTCTTTATCCACCGAGGAAGGGGTGGTTTCTGAAATGATAGTGTTGCTGAGAACTCGATGACGGGCAGATTTCTTCCGGAAACTCCATCCACGCTTGTCACTTGAACCCTTGCtctgaaatgaaatttaaataacatCATCTAACTGATACTACATTAAGACAGACTTCCTTTTACTCCAACCTGTATCTGTAACTCCTGATGGTGAATCACTTCTCAAAAAGCCTTGTAGGCTTAGAAACCAAtagaattcatataaaatagGCATTTTTCAACCAAGGAAAATCTTATAATGCCTGATCGACACCGGCAATTGCAAATTGCAACCCATGATCCACAGAATTTCCTTGAGTCATCCATGATTTCAGTCATCCATATCCATGGATCTTACGTGTGTCCATCCTAGTTCAAACTTGAATCAGTCAAAAATCACCATGTCATACTACATTTACTAGTTACAAATTAAATTAGCTTGAATAA is drawn from Populus nigra chromosome 5, ddPopNigr1.1, whole genome shotgun sequence and contains these coding sequences:
- the LOC133695172 gene encoding protein IQ-DOMAIN 32-like isoform X3; this encodes MGRSTSCFKIITCGSDSAGRDDLQLPESKGSSDKRGWSFRKKSARHRVLSNTIISETTPSSVDKESPESTNLSFQQPGIPPAPEKIAVIQCTDEKPQLSEKPQLSTSTEQELPETIVVTKDENEVDDHVDESVVIVIQAAVRGFLAQKELLKLKYIVKLQAAVRGHLVRQHAIGTLRCVQAIVKMQALVRARRARLWDEQVVGKHGNPISKTLQKESLVIKPTTTYISIEKLLRNSFAHQLMESTPKRKPIRIKCDSSKPNSGWEWLERWMSVSSAEPTPRPDLITEQLEIEKSENVTSPMQTRAPPEGFCELGDSKSNIEEIVLPSESEENMIKSDASDFKFQVCHPNSPLAGDILEQPQPEMIGKSDTEETSITINSLPIQTVESEVNYKTVTDSLPCKQELEGEQPDQPKRSMKREAAEQLDTEEKEFVYGSLKASNPAFIASQTKFEGLGSTASLNRSSSSSHEDSGIESNTDISGIDTESRTKEIDMTENSVSHISRVQYGGSECGTELSVTSTLDSPDAFEVGAAELEHEAKVPEEETCNPNRAKDQEIKDKDSSKDPVSNLSHMNQPEKLEVVKGESANTIVVADSTQEEMNPERSVSDVQRELNSETGGLAYRSSPEVSPRSLLTVPDSQGTPSSQLSVKAKKSRADRSSSSQKHKSSSASKRSPSNPNHDSAARSSVEQLSKDQKNGKRHNSFGSPKPDSTDQEPRDSSSSSPSLPRFMKATESARAKVNAISSPRSSPDVQDRDFIKKRQSLPGANGRHGSPRIQRSTSQAQHGAKGNGSHVVHEKKWQR
- the LOC133695172 gene encoding protein IQ-DOMAIN 32-like isoform X2, whose amino-acid sequence is MGRSTSCFKIITCGSDSAGRDDLQLPESKGSSDKRGWSFRKKSARHRVLSNTIISETTPSSVDKESPESTNLSFQQPGIPPAPEKIAVIQCTDEKPQLSEKPQLSTSTEQELPETIVVTKDENEVDDHVDESVVIVIQAAVRGFLAQKELLKLKYIVKLQAAVRGHLVRQHAIGTLRCVQAIVKMQALVRARRARLWDEQVVGKHGNPISKTLKESLVIKPTTTYISIEKLLRNSFAHQLMESTPKRKPIRIKCDSSKPNSGWEWLERWMSVSSAEPTPRPDLITEQLEIEKSENVTSPMQTRAPPEGFCELGDSKSNIEEIVLPSESEENMIKSDASDFKFQVCHPNSPLAGDILEQPQPEMIGKSDTEETSITINSLPIQTVESEVNYKTVTDSLPCKQELEGEQPDQPKRSMKREAAEQLDTEEKEFVYGSLKASNPAFIASQTKFEGLGSTASLNRSSSSSHEDSGIESNTDISGIDTESRTKEIDMTENSVSHISRVQYGGSECGTELSVTSTLDSPDAFEVGAAELEHEAKVPEEETCNPNRAKDQEIKDKDSSKDPVSNLSHMNQPEKLEVVKGESANTIVVADSTQEEMNPERSVSDVQRELNSETGGLAYRSSPEVSPRSLLTVPDSQGTPSSQLSVKAKKSRADRSSSSQKHKSSSASKRSPSNPNHDSAARSSVEQLSKDQKNGKRHNSFGSPKPDSTDQEPRDSSSSSPSLPRFMKATESARAKVNAISSPRSSPDVQDRDFIKKRQSLPGANGRHGSPRIQRSTSQAQHGAKGNGSHVVHDIARIGDFI
- the LOC133695172 gene encoding protein IQ-DOMAIN 32-like isoform X1, encoding MGRSTSCFKIITCGSDSAGRDDLQLPESKGSSDKRGWSFRKKSARHRVLSNTIISETTPSSVDKESPESTNLSFQQPGIPPAPEKIAVIQCTDEKPQLSEKPQLSTSTEQELPETIVVTKDENEVDDHVDESVVIVIQAAVRGFLAQKELLKLKYIVKLQAAVRGHLVRQHAIGTLRCVQAIVKMQALVRARRARLWDEQVVGKHGNPISKTLQKESLVIKPTTTYISIEKLLRNSFAHQLMESTPKRKPIRIKCDSSKPNSGWEWLERWMSVSSAEPTPRPDLITEQLEIEKSENVTSPMQTRAPPEGFCELGDSKSNIEEIVLPSESEENMIKSDASDFKFQVCHPNSPLAGDILEQPQPEMIGKSDTEETSITINSLPIQTVESEVNYKTVTDSLPCKQELEGEQPDQPKRSMKREAAEQLDTEEKEFVYGSLKASNPAFIASQTKFEGLGSTASLNRSSSSSHEDSGIESNTDISGIDTESRTKEIDMTENSVSHISRVQYGGSECGTELSVTSTLDSPDAFEVGAAELEHEAKVPEEETCNPNRAKDQEIKDKDSSKDPVSNLSHMNQPEKLEVVKGESANTIVVADSTQEEMNPERSVSDVQRELNSETGGLAYRSSPEVSPRSLLTVPDSQGTPSSQLSVKAKKSRADRSSSSQKHKSSSASKRSPSNPNHDSAARSSVEQLSKDQKNGKRHNSFGSPKPDSTDQEPRDSSSSSPSLPRFMKATESARAKVNAISSPRSSPDVQDRDFIKKRQSLPGANGRHGSPRIQRSTSQAQHGAKGNGSHVVHDIARIGDFI